From one Panulirus ornatus isolate Po-2019 chromosome 11, ASM3632096v1, whole genome shotgun sequence genomic stretch:
- the LOC139751357 gene encoding cytoplasmic dynein 2 light intermediate chain 1: protein MPRSAGVGSSGGGLSVWDVAVAEARRRRTESTSLEGEKAPREATLLLVGTRSAGKTTLLQRFLDREEAPRHTLALEYTYGRKTGRTLVKDVCHLWELGGGALFTPLLATPITPRVVSRLTLLLMLDLSRPDTIWSDLETLLSALKEEVQRAAGSVAGLQEELQEAAARRLHPHQQEEQEVTPFLVPLVIIGGKYDIFQDLEPEGKKMVCRALRYVAHTHGASLQFFSAKDTGLVKKAKELLSHYAFGTSESRSLAQDYNKPLIIPAGSDSLATINMSEDLTFDAWRHVFTTRFPQDNEDRSSVLPEDPARDPTYAEADVDNLRTQKDEELERIRREVGRSTSRWADLDLS from the exons ATGCCTAGAAG TGCGGGCGTGGGCAGTAGTGGAGGAGGCCTCAGCGTGTGGGACGTAGCTGTAGCAGAGGCCAGACGCCGCCGCACAGAGTCCACCAGTCTGGAGGGGGAAAAGGCCCCCAGGGAGGCAACCCTTCTACTCGTCGGCACTCGTTCAGCG GGCAAGACTACGCTGCTCCAGCGGTTCCTGGACCGGGAGGAGGCGCCACGCCACACCCTGGCCCTGGAGTACACCTACGGCAGGAAGACTGGCCGGACCCTG GTGAAGGACGTATGTCACCTGTGGGAGCTGGGGGGCGGGGCGCTCTTCACGCCCTTGCTGGCTACCCCCATCACCCCGCGGGTCGTGAGTCGTCTCACACTACTCCTCATGCTTGACCTCTCCCGACCTGACACTATATGGTCAGATCTGGAGACCCTGCTCTCTGCTCTCAAG GAGGAGGTGCAGAGGGCAGCGGGGTCGGTGGCGGGGCTGCAAGAGGAACTGCAGGAGGCGGCCGCCAGGAggctacacccacaccagcag gaggagcaggaggtgacGCCATTCTTGGTACCGCTGGTGATCATTGGCGGGAAATACGACATCTTCCAAGACCTGGAGCCGGAGGGCAAGAAGATGGTATGCCGTGCACTCAG GTACGTGGCACACACACATGGGGCGTCGCTACAGTTCTTCTCAGCCAAGGACACGGGACTCGTGAAGAAGGCCAAGGAGCTTCTCAGCCATTACGCCTTTGGCACCTCTGAAAG CCGGAGCCTGGCCCAAGACTACAACAAGCCGCTGATCATCCCAGCAGGTAGCGACAGTCTGGCCACCATCAATATGTCAGAGGACCTCACTTTCGACGCCTGGAGACATGTCTTCACCACCAGGTTCCCTCAG GATAACGAGGATAGGTCATCAGTGTTACCAGAAGACCCAGCCAGAGACCCTACCTACGCCGAGGCTGACGTTGACAACCTCAGAACCCAGAAAGACGAG